One Methanohalophilus mahii DSM 5219 genomic window carries:
- a CDS encoding 4Fe-4S dicluster domain-containing protein, producing the protein MMIKINISSNVIGEPILAESIIETRTALNISQAHFDSTYGEIIAEVETDDFKAIRQALESKGAKVTVLDHPIVRDEEDCVECGACISVCPSHVFSFDDEWGIAQDIEKCIQCGTCIKMCPHRALSLEK; encoded by the coding sequence ATGATGATAAAAATCAACATTTCGTCCAATGTCATCGGAGAGCCCATACTTGCAGAATCAATAATTGAAACCAGAACCGCCCTGAACATCTCCCAGGCACATTTTGATTCCACCTACGGAGAGATAATTGCCGAGGTTGAAACTGATGATTTCAAGGCTATAAGGCAAGCACTGGAATCAAAGGGTGCTAAAGTAACAGTGCTAGACCATCCGATCGTCAGGGATGAGGAAGATTGTGTAGAATGTGGAGCCTGCATATCGGTTTGTCCTTCACATGTGTTTTCCTTTGATGATGAATGGGGTATTGCCCAGGACATTGAAAAATGTATACAATGTGGCACCTGTATCAAAATGTGCCCCCATCGTGCCCTGAGTCTTGAGAAATAA
- a CDS encoding UPF0280 family protein translates to MKEYYRLKETIVSIHANDASHVKAAKKAIVFHRSLLENYIRRDPYFQITLEPHSCYEDAPEVVRRMIDASNTMDLGPMSAVAGTIASLAVEAMVEAGASFAMVDNGGDIAYITDRQIVVGIYAGESAAKDVGFVLEPVDSVAGICTSSGTVGPSISFGMADAAVVFSENVSLADSAATALSNATDTGKKAVEKAFKVLDGIKGIDGALVVQGKYIGMRGNIPDLRRASVDFDCITKG, encoded by the coding sequence ATGAAAGAATATTACCGCCTCAAGGAAACGATAGTGAGCATCCATGCAAATGATGCCAGTCATGTAAAAGCAGCCAAAAAAGCTATTGTATTCCACAGATCATTGCTTGAAAATTATATTCGAAGGGACCCCTATTTCCAGATTACACTTGAACCCCATTCATGCTACGAAGATGCTCCCGAAGTAGTCAGAAGAATGATCGATGCTTCAAATACAATGGATCTTGGTCCTATGAGTGCTGTGGCCGGAACTATTGCATCACTTGCTGTTGAAGCAATGGTAGAAGCAGGGGCAAGTTTTGCAATGGTTGACAATGGTGGAGACATAGCCTATATAACAGACCGACAGATTGTGGTGGGCATATATGCAGGAGAATCCGCCGCAAAGGATGTTGGTTTTGTGCTTGAACCGGTTGACAGTGTGGCCGGCATATGTACTTCATCGGGTACTGTTGGTCCATCGATCAGTTTTGGAATGGCAGATGCTGCAGTTGTTTTTTCCGAAAATGTATCCCTTGCTGACTCTGCTGCAACCGCTCTTTCAAATGCAACCGATACAGGCAAGAAGGCAGTGGAAAAAGCATTTAAAGTTTTAGACGGGATAAAGGGTATAGATGGTGCCCTTGTTGTTCAGGGTAAATATATTGGCATGCGGGGAAATATACCCGACCTTAGAAGAGCCAGTGTAGATTTCGATTGTATCACAAAAGGGTGA
- the ftsZ gene encoding cell division protein FtsZ — protein sequence MQSIVQDALKLSEQEREYRQNFEDEEDFEFGLPRITIVGCGGAGNNTINRLYNIGIEGAETIAINTDKQHLDHIRADKKILVGKTLTRGLGAGGFPEVGAKAADLARGTLEEVFKESDLVFVTAGMGGGTGTGVAPVVADIAKEQGAIVVGMVSSPFRVERARAVKAEEGIEDFRRAADTVIVLDNNRLLNYVPNLPIEQAFSVMDQLIAETVKGITETITQPSLINLDYADIRAIMGCGGVAVMLVGESKNQDKSEDVVRAALNHPLLDVDYRGATGSLVHITGGPDLSLKEAEEVAASLTYELSSNANVIWGARIRDDYEGKIRVMAIMTGVQSAQVLGPQYQADIVEKNTESRYTKVPNGGRQVVEPMNRSSDNGGSIIDIIN from the coding sequence GTGCAATCAATAGTGCAAGATGCATTGAAACTATCAGAGCAGGAAAGAGAGTATCGCCAGAATTTTGAAGATGAAGAAGATTTTGAATTCGGACTTCCCAGGATAACCATCGTTGGTTGTGGGGGTGCCGGAAACAACACCATTAACCGTCTGTATAATATCGGTATAGAAGGTGCCGAAACTATTGCAATAAATACGGACAAACAACATCTTGATCATATCCGTGCTGACAAGAAGATCCTTGTGGGTAAAACCTTAACTCGTGGGCTTGGTGCAGGTGGCTTCCCGGAAGTCGGTGCCAAAGCAGCAGACCTTGCCCGCGGAACCCTTGAAGAGGTATTTAAGGAAAGTGACCTTGTTTTTGTAACTGCAGGTATGGGGGGAGGTACCGGTACCGGTGTAGCCCCTGTTGTGGCTGACATAGCAAAAGAACAGGGAGCAATTGTAGTAGGTATGGTTTCCAGTCCTTTCAGGGTAGAAAGGGCCCGTGCTGTGAAAGCTGAAGAGGGAATCGAGGATTTCCGTCGTGCAGCAGATACGGTTATTGTACTTGACAACAACAGGCTTCTCAACTATGTACCAAACCTTCCTATAGAGCAGGCTTTTTCAGTAATGGATCAGCTAATAGCTGAAACCGTAAAGGGTATCACTGAAACGATTACACAGCCATCTCTTATCAATCTGGACTACGCAGACATCCGTGCCATTATGGGATGTGGTGGCGTGGCTGTAATGCTTGTCGGGGAAAGTAAGAATCAGGACAAGAGTGAAGATGTAGTCCGGGCAGCTTTGAATCACCCACTTCTCGATGTCGATTATCGTGGTGCCACAGGTAGTCTTGTACACATTACCGGAGGACCGGATCTAAGCCTCAAGGAAGCTGAAGAAGTTGCAGCATCCCTCACATATGAATTATCCTCAAATGCAAATGTAATCTGGGGAGCCAGAATTCGCGATGACTATGAAGGAAAGATTCGTGTAATGGCCATCATGACCGGAGTGCAGTCAGCACAGGTACTCGGACCTCAATATCAGGCCGATATTGTAGAAAAGAATACCGAATCACGTTATACCAAAGTTCCAAACGGGGGCCGTCAGGTAGTTGAACCTATGAATCGCTCTTCTGATAATGGCGGTTCTATCATAGACATAATTAACTAA
- a CDS encoding dihydropteroate synthase-like protein — MKILVATGHLAENTVRNAVGSDTGVLIVDTDVAAFITPHRLIHSYEDHNFKPGQFDMVLVPGLVPGDFTEVANKIGCPVYLGPKHAYDLGYAIRFAEDVQFSNKVPACELLKDIRQQEAYEKLNQMEKSAFAPLILNDKKIGGNSQMKVMGEIVDAGNMDCNHLQSKVAEFTRKGVDIIDLGMAIDTPAENVHEAILNARKVTVLPLSVDTLDPAHIRSAIEAGIDMVLSLNDTNIDELGEEIAAKGCAVVIIPDSGNKYDTLMQNIERAKELGIENIIADPVLDPIGHGFTSSVERYRRFRDAYPDIPLFFGAGNVTELMDADSIGINATLCGIAHEVGAAILFTPEYSDKTQGSITELKTASSMMKLAEERHSSPKDLGIDMFIIKEKRKRPDIDMPDDATNAKRSANWQLDPAGAFHIGITHRNGGKGYIVAEHSQETIIGKNAAEILDMIINKGLVTSFEHAGYLGRELEKAEIAIEFDRSYVQDDDF, encoded by the coding sequence ATGAAAATTCTTGTAGCTACAGGTCACCTGGCGGAAAATACAGTCCGTAATGCAGTTGGTTCTGATACAGGTGTACTGATTGTTGATACTGACGTAGCTGCTTTCATTACTCCACATAGGTTAATTCATTCCTATGAAGACCATAATTTCAAACCAGGACAATTTGATATGGTTCTTGTTCCCGGACTTGTCCCGGGCGATTTCACAGAAGTGGCAAACAAAATTGGCTGTCCTGTCTATTTAGGTCCAAAACACGCCTATGATCTGGGTTATGCAATACGGTTTGCAGAAGATGTGCAATTTTCAAATAAAGTCCCTGCATGTGAATTACTTAAAGATATACGTCAACAGGAAGCGTACGAGAAACTGAATCAGATGGAAAAGAGTGCTTTTGCTCCTTTAATACTCAATGATAAGAAAATTGGGGGCAATTCTCAAATGAAGGTCATGGGCGAAATCGTTGATGCGGGAAATATGGATTGTAACCATCTTCAGAGTAAAGTGGCAGAATTCACCCGTAAAGGGGTTGATATAATAGATCTGGGCATGGCCATAGATACACCCGCTGAAAACGTCCATGAAGCCATTCTCAATGCAAGAAAAGTGACCGTACTACCACTAAGTGTGGATACACTGGACCCTGCCCATATTCGTAGTGCAATTGAAGCCGGTATTGATATGGTCCTCAGTCTCAATGATACAAATATTGATGAGCTGGGAGAAGAGATCGCTGCAAAGGGTTGTGCTGTTGTGATTATCCCTGACAGTGGCAACAAATATGATACATTGATGCAGAATATCGAACGAGCAAAGGAGTTGGGAATTGAAAATATAATTGCAGATCCTGTACTTGATCCAATTGGTCATGGATTTACATCTTCTGTAGAAAGGTATAGAAGATTCCGTGATGCTTACCCTGATATACCTCTATTCTTTGGAGCCGGTAATGTTACTGAACTTATGGATGCTGATTCTATAGGTATAAATGCAACCCTGTGCGGAATAGCACATGAGGTCGGCGCAGCCATTCTTTTCACACCCGAATACAGTGATAAGACCCAGGGTTCCATTACCGAACTTAAAACCGCCTCTTCGATGATGAAACTGGCAGAGGAAAGGCACAGTTCCCCAAAAGACCTGGGAATTGACATGTTCATAATCAAGGAAAAACGAAAGCGACCGGACATCGATATGCCCGATGACGCAACCAATGCAAAAAGAAGCGCCAACTGGCAACTTGATCCAGCCGGAGCATTCCATATAGGAATTACTCACAGAAATGGTGGAAAAGGGTACATAGTCGCAGAACATTCACAGGAAACTATCATCGGTAAAAATGCTGCAGAAATCCTGGACATGATAATAAACAAAGGACTTGTCACAAGTTTTGAACATGCCGGTTATCTTGGAAGGGAACTGGAAAAAGCTGAAATTGCGATTGAATTTGACAGGAGTTATGTACAGGATGATGATTTTTAA
- a CDS encoding geranylgeranyl reductase family protein, whose product MHPDELYDVVVVGAGPAGSTAAMYAAQGGASVLLVDRKKDIGVPLQCGGFMPHADTLQELVPDAHLPHTLLDYPKSCVHATSNYQRFIAPDGYSKGFEVEADSLDRRRFDRHLASRAAEEGAEFMVGTNVTDVSGNTIKVDGVFGPSTIMGKVLIGADGPNSIVAKAHGMTREHDPMGIGTAFEYELANTKADRDAVEMYFGKDYVPGGYAWIISQGGNTANIGVGIREVLFEKNMCARDYLENFMYKHPIAADKLQDARILSVVSGVVPVGGAPEKTVSNNVMLAGDAAGQLIATNGGGIPTAMIGGKLAGETAVEYLAGKCELSVYERIWREQMGLEIKTAVYIRKMMDNLMRSDRLMSKAIRTISPQHMKAIQCGKLPEPVKKTLTKLNFGLG is encoded by the coding sequence ATGCATCCTGATGAATTATATGATGTAGTAGTTGTCGGAGCCGGCCCGGCAGGCAGCACAGCTGCAATGTATGCCGCACAGGGAGGTGCATCCGTTTTACTTGTGGACAGGAAAAAAGACATCGGTGTACCCCTCCAATGCGGAGGGTTCATGCCCCATGCCGATACCCTGCAGGAACTTGTCCCCGATGCACACCTTCCTCATACATTGCTTGATTATCCGAAAAGTTGTGTACATGCTACCAGCAATTACCAGCGTTTTATCGCACCCGACGGCTACTCAAAGGGCTTTGAAGTAGAGGCTGATTCACTTGACAGGAGAAGGTTTGACAGACACCTGGCATCCCGCGCAGCTGAGGAAGGTGCCGAATTTATGGTTGGGACCAATGTAACAGATGTTAGTGGAAATACAATTAAAGTGGATGGGGTCTTTGGCCCATCGACAATCATGGGCAAAGTCCTGATAGGTGCGGACGGTCCAAATTCTATTGTTGCAAAAGCCCATGGTATGACAAGGGAACATGATCCTATGGGCATAGGAACGGCTTTTGAATATGAACTTGCAAACACCAAAGCGGACAGGGATGCCGTAGAGATGTATTTCGGGAAGGACTATGTGCCCGGTGGCTATGCCTGGATAATTTCACAGGGTGGAAATACAGCAAATATCGGCGTGGGAATCCGGGAAGTCCTTTTTGAAAAGAATATGTGTGCCCGCGATTATCTGGAAAATTTCATGTACAAGCACCCCATTGCCGCTGATAAATTGCAGGATGCAAGGATACTTTCCGTGGTTTCCGGAGTAGTACCGGTAGGGGGAGCTCCGGAAAAAACGGTCTCAAACAATGTAATGCTTGCCGGCGATGCTGCAGGTCAGTTGATCGCTACCAATGGGGGCGGAATCCCCACGGCGATGATTGGGGGAAAACTGGCAGGAGAAACCGCTGTAGAATATCTGGCAGGTAAATGTGAGCTATCCGTTTATGAAAGGATATGGAGAGAACAAATGGGACTGGAGATAAAAACTGCTGTTTATATACGGAAAATGATGGACAATCTGATGCGATCCGACAGATTGATGTCAAAGGCCATACGAACGATCTCACCACAACACATGAAAGCAATCCAGTGTGGCAAGCTTCCTGAACCTGTGAAGAAAACACTCACAAAGCTGAATTTCGGATTGGGTTAA
- a CDS encoding gamma-glutamylcyclotransferase family protein yields MDIFVYGTLKNGFSNHHIIKDSVFIGKGTTADQYCMFDLGSFPAVVDADNCCNITGEVYCIDGDILNSLDILEGKFFTRKKVKLESNREVWMYFLDSSACNTSKFPLIHDGVWNE; encoded by the coding sequence ATGGATATTTTTGTGTATGGCACTCTTAAAAATGGATTCTCCAATCATCATATAATCAAGGATTCTGTATTTATTGGAAAAGGTACTACTGCTGATCAATATTGCATGTTCGATCTGGGTAGTTTTCCAGCTGTTGTGGACGCTGATAATTGTTGCAATATTACTGGAGAAGTGTATTGTATTGACGGAGATATATTGAATAGCCTTGATATACTTGAAGGCAAGTTCTTTACAAGAAAAAAAGTAAAACTGGAAAGCAACAGAGAAGTCTGGATGTATTTTCTTGATTCTTCTGCATGTAATACTTCTAAATTTCCCCTAATTCACGATGGAGTTTGGAATGAATGA
- a CDS encoding TatD family nuclease-associated radical SAM protein, with the protein MKTDKPSICYEAHGNLYLNITNQCSADCYFCIRNQGEGLYGYNLWLKKDPSENEIITELEKYDLKKYKEIVFTGFGEPTARFDVLLAVTRWLKERGAYVRLDTNGHGQLINPDINVVDLLVDAGLDAVSVSLNAESADVYDRICKPFYQNAYSAMLEFAEESKQAGLHVRFSVVDVPEIDTEKCSQIARDMGVDLRIRG; encoded by the coding sequence ATGAAAACTGATAAACCCTCAATATGTTATGAGGCCCATGGTAACCTGTACCTGAACATAACCAATCAATGCAGTGCAGACTGTTATTTTTGTATCCGCAATCAGGGAGAAGGATTGTATGGATATAATCTGTGGCTTAAAAAAGACCCTTCCGAAAATGAGATAATCACCGAACTGGAAAAGTATGATCTGAAAAAATATAAAGAGATAGTTTTCACAGGATTCGGAGAACCAACAGCCCGTTTTGATGTATTGCTTGCTGTCACACGCTGGTTAAAGGAAAGAGGAGCATATGTTAGACTGGATACCAATGGACACGGCCAACTTATAAATCCTGATATCAATGTGGTTGATTTGCTTGTGGATGCCGGGTTGGATGCAGTATCAGTCAGCCTCAATGCAGAATCCGCAGACGTTTATGACAGGATTTGCAAGCCATTCTACCAGAACGCTTATAGTGCCATGCTTGAATTTGCGGAAGAATCAAAGCAAGCAGGCCTTCATGTACGTTTCAGTGTGGTAGATGTTCCTGAAATTGATACTGAGAAATGCAGCCAGATCGCCAGGGACATGGGTGTGGATTTGCGCATAAGGGGCTAA
- the engB gene encoding GTP-binding protein EngB produces MNNTAVPKNNDFEIVFAGRSNVGKSSIVKALSGSKVKVGKRPGVTLKPTHVKKGELVMTDLPGFGFMNGVKERKQDIVKDKIVRYIEEGKQRINIAAIVVDAGSFVEVVDRWDQRGELPIDIEIFDFFTEMDLEPLIVVNKMDKIKDKDQDRVLDDIIERLGLFPPWRQWIDRVAPISAKKGDLQALNSILRKRIHSAKRDPLLKYI; encoded by the coding sequence ATGAATAATACTGCAGTTCCCAAAAACAATGATTTTGAAATTGTATTTGCCGGTCGCTCCAATGTAGGTAAATCCTCTATTGTAAAAGCCCTTTCCGGAAGTAAAGTGAAGGTTGGCAAAAGACCTGGTGTCACCCTGAAACCCACTCATGTGAAGAAAGGGGAATTAGTAATGACCGATCTTCCTGGCTTTGGATTTATGAATGGTGTAAAAGAGCGCAAACAGGATATCGTGAAGGATAAGATCGTACGTTATATAGAAGAGGGGAAGCAGCGGATTAACATCGCTGCCATAGTAGTTGATGCAGGTTCCTTTGTTGAAGTTGTGGACCGCTGGGATCAAAGGGGGGAACTTCCTATTGATATAGAAATATTCGATTTTTTCACGGAAATGGATCTTGAACCCCTGATAGTCGTAAATAAAATGGATAAAATAAAGGATAAGGATCAGGACAGGGTCCTTGATGATATTATTGAAAGATTGGGTCTCTTTCCTCCCTGGAGGCAGTGGATCGACAGGGTAGCCCCGATAAGTGCTAAAAAAGGAGATTTGCAGGCCTTAAATTCTATTTTGAGGAAGCGCATTCATTCTGCTAAAAGAGATCCCTTGTTAAAATACATCTGA
- a CDS encoding DHHA1 domain-containing protein encodes MEKTDTIIFTHGDSDGVCSGAIAKSAYPDARIYFTSPVSLYNRLDMAEDYDNIIICDIAVDERSCVNLYNKINDIASRANVTYIDHHPLPRMCWDEPWFYHDLNTCAAELTYKAFKSLLERDIRRIAVYGAIGDYRDNTPAIKKWTRDWDKRSLYFQAGTLIQALQYVGRNYDFKREIINPLSNDLIPSEIPNLIPYAKKASRIEEDLRIRVKELVHPLHSVAYVLDPEGYLSKSAIYAASYGRKGIGIAAEHRKNKASYDLSLRSRNSSVDINLLLRDIAPQYGGSGGGHPVAAGARIPEEKLDAFLQEFDRRVTVAETEKEDL; translated from the coding sequence ATGGAAAAAACTGATACAATTATATTCACACATGGTGATTCGGATGGGGTATGTTCGGGAGCCATTGCCAAAAGTGCATATCCTGATGCTAGGATCTATTTTACCAGTCCGGTGAGTCTGTATAATAGGCTCGATATGGCTGAAGATTATGATAATATCATTATCTGCGATATAGCCGTGGATGAACGCTCATGCGTAAATCTCTACAATAAAATCAATGATATTGCCAGTCGTGCAAATGTCACCTACATTGATCACCATCCTCTTCCTAGGATGTGCTGGGATGAACCGTGGTTTTACCATGACCTGAACACATGTGCCGCAGAACTTACATACAAGGCTTTCAAATCTCTTCTGGAAAGGGATATCCGCAGGATTGCGGTGTATGGTGCAATAGGTGATTACAGGGATAATACTCCTGCAATTAAGAAATGGACAAGGGATTGGGACAAAAGGAGTCTCTATTTCCAGGCAGGAACATTGATCCAGGCATTGCAATATGTTGGCAGGAACTATGATTTCAAAAGAGAAATCATTAACCCCCTTTCCAATGACCTGATTCCTTCTGAAATACCCAATCTCATTCCCTATGCAAAGAAAGCGTCAAGAATTGAGGAAGATTTGAGAATACGTGTAAAGGAATTGGTCCATCCCCTTCATTCGGTAGCTTATGTGCTCGATCCCGAGGGCTACCTATCCAAATCCGCAATTTATGCAGCCTCTTATGGAAGAAAAGGAATAGGGATTGCAGCCGAACACAGGAAAAATAAAGCTTCTTATGACCTGAGTTTGCGCTCCCGTAACAGCAGTGTGGATATCAACCTCCTTTTGCGAGATATTGCACCCCAATACGGAGGTAGTGGTGGCGGGCATCCAGTGGCTGCTGGGGCCCGTATTCCAGAAGAAAAACTTGATGCATTCCTTCAGGAATTTGACCGGAGAGTGACGGTGGCTGAAACAGAGAAGGAGGATTTATGA
- a CDS encoding BatD family protein, translating to MYSRLFLSLLLICAMAATASAYTLDDVEWDTSIDSATLHWGDSVEDNGYTITAEDFQKDEHVYISISKNGQTVKHGALLVGDNLEYRDTEEGKDIRVHVKQVEVNIDEWTGNMEDPIAKIQVDQRGEPEFDISIETGRDEYDPRITSETEMEVTLKIKNGGSAKAEDIQLNVDPAGMDVVGGDLTETISSLEADETTEEYKLTLKVPHLWEETDLDIVSTVDGYDINGDMHESEEIETVTIAPKVELMITKSMPEKIYMDKTARVSVSIRNNGIYDVSDIVVVDELFDHMELLDDLNLKKEISLEAGETIKLFEYSLKPTKSGEFKAPATIASFKAPNGKTYEYESNEPEIEINGPVISVTQSTDSLTVRPSDEVKISVKVSNKGNRDASVNAVSEIPEDVTFVSGETSLDQVIPKGESKSYNYIVRAENDGNFTVPAVKASFIDMENYKGERVSNTLQFNVTDTSTRDTANDTSNKADSQTSGDEEDNNIFSDDESNGGSGSGENNENNKVQPGFGALMAIFVLAGIYVFGIKR from the coding sequence ATGTATTCAAGACTTTTCTTATCCCTCCTGTTAATATGTGCTATGGCCGCCACAGCATCTGCTTACACACTTGATGATGTCGAGTGGGACACAAGTATCGATTCCGCAACCCTTCATTGGGGAGATTCTGTGGAGGATAATGGTTATACTATTACTGCCGAGGATTTCCAAAAGGATGAACATGTCTATATCAGCATATCGAAAAATGGCCAAACCGTGAAACATGGAGCATTGCTTGTTGGCGATAATCTTGAATACAGGGATACTGAAGAAGGAAAAGACATCCGGGTCCATGTAAAACAAGTTGAGGTCAATATTGATGAGTGGACTGGAAACATGGAAGATCCCATCGCTAAAATTCAGGTAGATCAAAGGGGCGAACCTGAGTTTGACATTAGTATCGAAACAGGTCGGGATGAATATGACCCACGTATAACTTCTGAAACCGAAATGGAAGTCACATTGAAAATCAAAAATGGTGGTTCAGCCAAAGCTGAGGATATTCAGCTTAATGTTGATCCGGCAGGAATGGATGTTGTTGGCGGCGATCTTACAGAAACCATATCTTCGCTTGAGGCCGATGAGACTACAGAGGAATACAAATTAACTCTAAAGGTTCCTCATCTGTGGGAGGAAACGGATTTAGACATTGTTTCTACAGTAGATGGATATGATATCAACGGCGACATGCATGAAAGTGAGGAGATTGAGACTGTAACAATCGCTCCTAAGGTTGAGTTAATGATAACCAAATCCATGCCTGAAAAAATATATATGGATAAAACAGCCCGTGTTTCAGTTTCAATACGCAATAATGGAATTTACGATGTGAGTGACATTGTAGTAGTGGATGAGTTATTCGATCATATGGAATTACTTGATGATCTTAATCTAAAAAAAGAAATTTCTCTTGAAGCCGGAGAAACAATTAAGCTTTTTGAATATTCACTGAAACCTACAAAGTCAGGAGAATTCAAAGCACCTGCTACAATTGCTTCTTTCAAAGCACCTAACGGGAAAACATATGAGTATGAATCGAACGAACCAGAAATTGAAATAAACGGCCCGGTAATATCAGTTACGCAGAGCACGGATAGTCTAACAGTTCGGCCATCAGATGAAGTAAAGATTTCTGTAAAAGTGAGCAACAAAGGTAACAGGGATGCCAGTGTGAATGCCGTATCTGAAATACCTGAAGATGTTACCTTCGTGAGTGGAGAAACCAGTCTGGATCAGGTTATTCCAAAAGGTGAATCAAAAAGTTACAATTATATTGTTCGTGCAGAAAATGATGGTAATTTCACAGTACCTGCTGTAAAAGCGTCTTTTATTGATATGGAAAATTACAAAGGAGAAAGGGTCTCCAATACCCTGCAATTTAATGTCACCGACACTTCAACTCGGGATACAGCAAATGATACGTCAAACAAGGCAGATTCACAAACATCCGGTGATGAGGAGGATAATAATATATTCAGTGATGACGAATCAAATGGCGGCTCCGGTTCAGGTGAAAATAATGAAAACAACAAAGTCCAACCTGGATTCGGTGCATTGATGGCAATTTTCGTATTGGCAGGAATATATGTATTTGGAATAAAGCGGTAA